A region of the Flavobacteriaceae bacterium MAR_2010_188 genome:
CATTTCCGGTGGTAGAGATTCCATAATCAGAATTGAACAAAACCCTAACCCTCTCTGCCATTTCTTCTGCAACCTCCTTGCTAACGACAGAATGTGTTTCTATAAGGCTCTCTTTAATGCCTAAAATATCGATTTTAGAGTGGGTTGAATAAGTTGTTAAACCACCTTTGTAAAAAGTTGATGCGCCCGCTTTTTCAGTTAGTGTTTCAGACAATTTTCCACCGGTACAACTTTCTGCAATTGCCAATGTCATATCCTTGGCGACAAACTGTTTAGCGATTAAAGAGACCAGAGTATCGTCTTCTTCAAATCCGGTAAAAATATCATCGATTTGAGGTAATAATTTCTTGATTTCATTTTCAATATTGGCTTCGAGTTGCTTCTTATCCAAAGATTTGCCGGAAAGTCTCAATCTCACTCTTCCTAGACTAGGCAAATAGGCCAATTTTATAGTTTTTGGGAGATTGTCTTCCCATGCTTCAATACGTTCTGCAATCGCACTTTCACCTAAGCCATAAGTCAGAACAGTGCGGTGGATAATGTACGGGAATTTATAACGATCACGCAGCCGTGGAATCACCTCATTATCGATCAATGCCTTCATCTCATAAGGAACACCCGGAAGCATAATGATGTTTCTGTTATTGGGACGTTTAACCCACATACCTGGAGCCGTTCCAAAGGTATTTGTCAAAATTTCGGCCTGCGAGGGCACTAAAGCTTGCATTCTATTTAAATTGGAAATCGGAGTACTTATATATCGCTTAAAAATATTCTCAACATGCTTTAGAACCTCAACATTTTCCACAAGTTGGTCATTTGTGTATTCGCAAATAGTCTTTTTGGTAATATCGTCCTTAGTGGGACCCAGACCGCCCGTAACGATGATTATCTCAGCATTGTCTTCTGCCTCCTTAAACGCCTTTAGAATATGCTCTCTGTCGTCTTGAATCGATGTTATCTGATAAACTGATACGCCGATTTTATTAAGCGCTTTCGCTATAAAGGCAGAATTGGTATCTATAATTTGGCCGATAAGAATCTCATCGCCAATTGTAATTATTTCGGCATTCAAATTCCTAAATGTTTAATATGAATATTGGCTTATTAGGCCATAGTGAAGTTCT
Encoded here:
- a CDS encoding nicotinamide-nucleotide amidase; its protein translation is MNAEIITIGDEILIGQIIDTNSAFIAKALNKIGVSVYQITSIQDDREHILKAFKEAEDNAEIIIVTGGLGPTKDDITKKTICEYTNDQLVENVEVLKHVENIFKRYISTPISNLNRMQALVPSQAEILTNTFGTAPGMWVKRPNNRNIIMLPGVPYEMKALIDNEVIPRLRDRYKFPYIIHRTVLTYGLGESAIAERIEAWEDNLPKTIKLAYLPSLGRVRLRLSGKSLDKKQLEANIENEIKKLLPQIDDIFTGFEEDDTLVSLIAKQFVAKDMTLAIAESCTGGKLSETLTEKAGASTFYKGGLTTYSTHSKIDILGIKESLIETHSVVSKEVAEEMAERVRVLFNSDYGISTTGNAGPSKGDSDAEVGTVYIAIASESGVFSEKFIFGNQREKVIGKSVNKALEMLQKEIFKKR